From Drosophila yakuba strain Tai18E2 chromosome 2L, Prin_Dyak_Tai18E2_2.1, whole genome shotgun sequence, one genomic window encodes:
- the LOC6526664 gene encoding histidine protein methyltransferase 1 homolog → MFKFNFDVEVESSEDPEAVKTDLFSKQEDPEERESENTKDIKWYQSEKVKPLDNLISAMDFYELNAKEMEVGKAALKHLVAGFLLEDLKEQSQLVNLDLRKSEEKHSDLISGVYEGGAKIWECTEDLLLYLSEKYEDSFWKDKRVLDLGCGCGLLGVYAMKHGAQVDFQDYNKDVLEYITYPNIVLNLEDSLSEDEKLKFLDKSTTLYSGDWTNFAELSRNEEKYDLILTSETIYNIENQQKLLDTFAGRLKSEGVVLVAAKSHYFGVGGGLEQFSERIRLGNVFQSESVWQAEENLKRGILQLKFK, encoded by the exons atgtttaaatttaatttcgatgtGGAGGTGGAATCCTCTGAAGATCCAGAGGCCGTTAAAACTGATCTTTTCAGCAAGCAGGAGGATCCGGAGGAACGTGAATCGGAGAACACAAAAGATATCAAATGGTACCAATCGGAGAAGGTAAAGCCCCTGGATAACCTTATTTCCGCAATGGATTTCTATGAGCTAAATGCCAAGGAAATGGAGGTGGGAAAAGCGGCGTTAAAACATCTTGTGGCCGGGTTTCTGCTGGAGGATTTAAAGGAGCAATCCCAATTGGTAAACCTGGATCTCAGGAAGTCTGAGGAAAAGCATTCAGATCTTATTTCCGGTGTCTACGAGGGCGGTGCTAAAATATGGGAATGCACAGAGGATCTTCTGCTATATCTATCCGAAAAGTATGAGGACTCATTCTGGAAGGATAAAAGGGTCCTGGATTtgggatgtggatgcggattgCTGGGAGTGTATGCGATGAAACATGGCGCACAGGTGGATTTTCAGGACTAC AACAAAGATGTGTTGGAATATATTACATATCCAAATATCGTGCTAAATTTAGAGGATTCTTTATCTGAAGATGAAAAACTGAAGTTTTTAGACAAAAGTACAACCTTATATTCTGGAGATTGGACTAATTTCGCAGAATTATCAAGGAATGAAGAGAAATACGATCTAATACTTACCTCAGAGACCATATATAATATTGAAAATCAGCAAAAGCTCTTGGATACCTTTGCTGGTCGCTTGAAATCCGAAGGAGTCGTTTTGGTTGCTGCAAAATCGCACTATTTTGGAGTTGGTGGTGGCCTGGAACAGTTTTCAGAAAGAATTAGGCTGGGAAATGTTTTCCAAAGTGAAAGTGTTTGGCAGGCAgaagaaaacttaaaaagaGGCATCttacaattgaaatttaaataa
- the LOC6526665 gene encoding palmitoyltransferase ZDHHC23 isoform X1, which yields MFLMSAGSSDFVSAAWRSEAEESKRVENGSLCCCEYVAEDSRQRSHILGCCCNCVDFDLVCTRLVTCRAIERRNIDGMLIAFQDRLRLPWRGGAKRISPAAVAPAFIVPLMLGLATLNSKTAIVLMLTLVGFTIWGMELAKRTATRTNFFLSWLVFSVFYMIIIFEFQVPLLELAPEENYALMFFSCAALYCLYSTKALSPLNLVSAQYGTTPKDELPGIAEASSGEEQAEAQTTLQMESVLSLDDDEVVDMDTAERSGLMHGQPNICEICRKVTPRRAYHCPVCGTCVKRRDHHSYWLNCCIGERNYVWYIVGLALSEIALLLGANLTLTSICHPFMVVRPLGYPVLLPDDCSEVFEGFDLGISFVVACYALLISVYIAFILSRQAYLWWKGSTLHEYKRASNAAGRNRIWSNWRAILK from the exons ATGTTCTTGATGTCAGCCGGCTCCTCCGATTTTGTGTCTGCAGCCTGGAGATCCGAGGCTGAGGAGTCCAAAAGGGTTGAAAACGGGAGTCTCTGCTGCTGCGAGTACGTGGCGGAGGACAGTCGACAGCGATCCCACATTCTAGGATGCTGTTGTAACTGCGTGGACTTCGACTTAGTTTGCACAAG ACTTGTCACCTGCCGAGCCATTGAACGAAGAAACATCGACGGCATGCTCATCGCCTTCCAGGATAGACTGCGCCTGCCGTGGCGCGGAGGAGCCAAGCGAATCTCGCCCGCAGCCGTTGCTCCCGCATTCATTGTGCCCCTCATGCTGGGATTGGCCACTCTGAACTCAAAGACCGCCATTGTGCTGATGCTCACGCTGGTGGGCTTCACCATCTGGGGCATGGAACTGGCCAAGCGGACGGCCACGCGGACAAACTTCTTTTTGAGCTGGCTGGTCTTCTCCGTGTTCTACATGATCATCATATTTGAGTTTCAGGTCCCTCTGCTGGAGCTGGCTCCGGAGGAGAACTACGCGTTAATGTTCTTCTCCTGTGCCGCTTTGTACTGCCTCTACTCCACCAAGGCACTGTCGCCCTTGAATCTTGTTTCTGCTCAATACGGAACCACACCCAAGGATGAGCTGCCTGGCATTGCCGAGGCTTCAAGCGgcgaggagcaggcggaggCCCAGACCACACTTCAGATGGAGAGTGTGCTGAGTTTGGATGATGACGAGGTGGTCGATATGGACACTGCTGAGCGATCGGGCTTGATGCACGGTCAGCCGAATATCTGCGAGATCTGCCGGAAGGTGACTCCAAGGCGGGCATACCACTGTCCCGTCTGTGGAACCTGCGTAAAGAGGCGAGATCACCACAGCTACTGGCTAAACTGCTGCATTGGGGAGCGGAACTACGTGTGGTACATTGTTGGACTGGCTCTGTCGGAGATCGCCCTGCTGCTCGGCGCAAACTTGACCCTCACTTCGATTTGCCATCCGTTCATGGTGGTGCGACCGCTTGGATATCCAGTTCTCTTGCCCGACGACTGCAGTGAGGTGTTCGAGGGCTTCGA CCTTGGAATCTCCTTTGTGGTGGCATGCTACGCTCTGCTCATTTCGGTCTACATAGCCTTTATACTCAGTAGACAGGCTTACTTGTGGTGGAAGGGATCCACCTTGCACGAATACAAACGCGCCTCCAACGCCGCAGGTCGCAACCGAATCTGGAGCAACTGGCGAGCCATATTGAAGTGA
- the LOC6526665 gene encoding palmitoyltransferase ZDHHC23 isoform X2, whose translation MLIAFQDRLRLPWRGGAKRISPAAVAPAFIVPLMLGLATLNSKTAIVLMLTLVGFTIWGMELAKRTATRTNFFLSWLVFSVFYMIIIFEFQVPLLELAPEENYALMFFSCAALYCLYSTKALSPLNLVSAQYGTTPKDELPGIAEASSGEEQAEAQTTLQMESVLSLDDDEVVDMDTAERSGLMHGQPNICEICRKVTPRRAYHCPVCGTCVKRRDHHSYWLNCCIGERNYVWYIVGLALSEIALLLGANLTLTSICHPFMVVRPLGYPVLLPDDCSEVFEGFDLGISFVVACYALLISVYIAFILSRQAYLWWKGSTLHEYKRASNAAGRNRIWSNWRAILK comes from the exons ATGCTCATCGCCTTCCAGGATAGACTGCGCCTGCCGTGGCGCGGAGGAGCCAAGCGAATCTCGCCCGCAGCCGTTGCTCCCGCATTCATTGTGCCCCTCATGCTGGGATTGGCCACTCTGAACTCAAAGACCGCCATTGTGCTGATGCTCACGCTGGTGGGCTTCACCATCTGGGGCATGGAACTGGCCAAGCGGACGGCCACGCGGACAAACTTCTTTTTGAGCTGGCTGGTCTTCTCCGTGTTCTACATGATCATCATATTTGAGTTTCAGGTCCCTCTGCTGGAGCTGGCTCCGGAGGAGAACTACGCGTTAATGTTCTTCTCCTGTGCCGCTTTGTACTGCCTCTACTCCACCAAGGCACTGTCGCCCTTGAATCTTGTTTCTGCTCAATACGGAACCACACCCAAGGATGAGCTGCCTGGCATTGCCGAGGCTTCAAGCGgcgaggagcaggcggaggCCCAGACCACACTTCAGATGGAGAGTGTGCTGAGTTTGGATGATGACGAGGTGGTCGATATGGACACTGCTGAGCGATCGGGCTTGATGCACGGTCAGCCGAATATCTGCGAGATCTGCCGGAAGGTGACTCCAAGGCGGGCATACCACTGTCCCGTCTGTGGAACCTGCGTAAAGAGGCGAGATCACCACAGCTACTGGCTAAACTGCTGCATTGGGGAGCGGAACTACGTGTGGTACATTGTTGGACTGGCTCTGTCGGAGATCGCCCTGCTGCTCGGCGCAAACTTGACCCTCACTTCGATTTGCCATCCGTTCATGGTGGTGCGACCGCTTGGATATCCAGTTCTCTTGCCCGACGACTGCAGTGAGGTGTTCGAGGGCTTCGA CCTTGGAATCTCCTTTGTGGTGGCATGCTACGCTCTGCTCATTTCGGTCTACATAGCCTTTATACTCAGTAGACAGGCTTACTTGTGGTGGAAGGGATCCACCTTGCACGAATACAAACGCGCCTCCAACGCCGCAGGTCGCAACCGAATCTGGAGCAACTGGCGAGCCATATTGAAGTGA
- the LOC6526666 gene encoding calponin homology domain-containing protein DDB_G0272472 isoform X2 — MSHPKRREKPSKETRWDRIRKRHLQANPLGLKTDAVRRLIEADYVGRRQERLLIEGEDPKQLNPSVIMDMRHKMFQKIPHKLPLATIAHDHSNSLEATKAHNLEVEQRFIDNQLQKFRQQLSRQFQRSKSHRVPPTKPDFKLNNGPLVKSLAQAAQHIDNFYNVPVQALSQMSLMCSETKSEATKSLIQQLRAEPEKQAEAEADMDCEWTEQEAQVVEIPAFIEEQVISFDALEYRNFTKQVQADESKAKLLRCRTPSPLTSTEEFFRPMRAAAERQMLHVRTVRHEEELLLENKQEQQPEGNPSSLKRESSTCSNTSDGIDSVISDLAEEALYELQLEAAEKENEELDKELPIPPKLVQFQLPPKKTPTPTTHPIGDSEAEPDPEPLLIRRIDLPKVVVKPKEPEPQQPSSSSEDESDVAPTHEKHKIIEQLFQARANTQLVLMRKYFLKWIHFTTMEKIEREQGQSCQARDTRVQKINAFLDKVRQEKRRQRTETVSETSKITQKSLEKREDTVKMAKQFKNKLKVQQDIIDLQRIKLERQERLIMQLKLTKLSDEAKEAREDLKQELKTVIRCGDPKAKAKAKCLQLIGNLRDADDEEMDRLQGKALLQPRFLQHMQERATERSMRHEQARQRRVQAEAEREAAKQALEEAKRQEDEEAKRLRMEVLKEKRRQEKMAKVLKERERQRFIENQRKAVEFSRKLLKRTGMEAFKRLLDRKRENLVKSEEFRCRLIAKNAFSSWHSYTIYRQREKIIKAETCWHNILKRRALYAWMVYVQNEKSKMLVAIDWHALRSMEHWFGRWHKYSTHCRMIEDTKTRQAISHHEWHLKWKVLDCWRRLPQILKIEKETEERRQRWRMKIWELLPDYKPREDSLW; from the exons ATGTCGCATCCTAAGCGGCGTGAGAAGCCCAGTAAGGAGACTCGGTGGGACCGGATACGGAAGCGCCACCTGCAGGCGAATCCTTTGGGACTGAAGACGGATGCAGTGCGTCGCCTTATCGAGGCGGATTACGTTGGAAGGCGACAGGAGCGACTTCTGATTGAAGGAGAGGATCCTAAACAGCTGAATCCCTCTGTAATAATGGACATGCGACATAAAATg TTTCAGAAAATACCACACAAACTTCCCTTAGCCACCATTGCCCATGACCATAGCAACTCCCTGGAGGCCACCAAGGCGCACAATCTTGAGGTGGAACAGCGATTCATAGATAATCAGCTACAGAAGTTTCGCCAGCAGTTGTCCAGGCAGTTCCAGCGGAGCAAGTCCCACCGCGTGCCTCCCACCAAACCGGATTTCAAGCTAAACAATGGGCCATTGGTGAAGAGTCTGGCACAGGCAGCACAGCACATAGATAACTTCTATAACGTTCCCGTGCAGGCTTTGAGTCAGATGTCACTAATGTGCTCCGAAACCAAGTCGGAGGCAACCAAGAGCCTGATCCAGCAACTGAGAGCGGAACCGGAGAAGCAGGCGGAGGCGGAAGCGGACATGGATTGTGAATGGACGGAGCAGGAAGCGCAGGTGGTTGAGATTCCCGCGTTTATAGAGGAGCAAGTGATCTCATTTGACGCCCTAGAGTATCGTAACTTCACCAAGCAAGTCCAGGCGGATGAGAGCAAGGCGAAGCTTCTGCGGTGCCGCACTCCAAGTCCGCTGACTTCTACCGAGGAGTTCTTTCGACCCATGCGGGCGGCTGCCGAGCGCCAAATGCTCCATGTCCGCACCGTGCGCcacgaggaggagctgctgctggagaataagcaggagcagcagccagagGGCAATCCATCCTCGCTAAAACGAGAGTCATCCACCTGCTCAAACACCAGCGATGGAATTGACTCCGTAATATCCGATTTAGCCGAGGAAGCGCTATATGAACTTCAGTTGGAAGCAGCCGAGAAGGAGAATGAAGAGCTTGACAAGGAGTTGCCCATTCCGCCGAAGCTTGTGCAGTTTCAGTTGCCCCCAAAGAAGACTCCAACACCAACCACGCATCCCATTGGAGATTCAGAGGCCGAGCCTGATCCGGAACCGCTGCTCATCCGTCGGATAGACTTGCCGAAGGTTGTGGTCAAGCCCAAGGAACCCGAGCCCCAACAGCCGTCCAGCTCTAGTGAAGATGAGTCGGATGTGGCACCCACCCACGAGAAGCACAAGATCATCGAGCAGCTTTTTCAGGCCAGAGCTAACACCCAGTTGGTATTGATGCGCAAATATTTTCTCAAGTGGATACACTTCACAACGATGGAGAAGATCGAGAGAGAGCAGGGACAATCGTGTCAAGCGCGAGACACGCGGGTGCAGAAGATCAACGCCTTTCTGGACAAAGTGCGGCAGGAAAAAAGGCGCCAGCGCACAGAGACGGTGTCTGAGACTAGTAAGATTACCCAGAAATCTCTGGAGAAGCGCGAGGATACCGTAAAGATGGCCAAGCAGTTTAAGAACAA aCTCAAAGTGCAGCAGGACATCATTGACTTACAGCGAATCAAGCTGGAGCGCCAAGAGCGACTTATTATGCAGCTTAAGCTGACGAAGCTCAGCGACGAGGCCAAGGAGGCGCGCGAGGATCTCAAGCAGGAACTCAAAACAGTCATCCGGTGCGGCGATCCCAAAGCAAAAGCCAAGGCGAAGTGCTTGCAGCTGATCGGCAACCTGCGCGATGCGGATGACGAGGAGATGGACCGGCTGCAGGGCAAGGCTCTGCTTCAGCCACGGTTTCTGCAGCACATGCAGGAGCGGGCCACAGAACGGAGTATGCGTCATGAGCAGGCTCGGCAGCGGAGGGTTCAGGCAGAAGCCGAAAGGGAGGCGGCAAAGCAAGCTCTAGAGGAGGCAAAG CGCCAGGAGGACGAGGAAGCCAAGCGCCTCAGAATGGAGGTCCTTAAAGAGAAGCGACGCCAGGAGAAAATGGCCAAGGTGCTGAAGGAGCGCGAGCGTCAGCGCTTTATCGAGAACCAGCGGAAGGCCGTGGAGTTCAGTCGCAAGCTTCTCAAACGGACGGGCATGGAGGCCTTCAAACGACTGCTGGACCGGAAACGCGAGAATCTGGTTAAGAGCGAGGAATTCCGTTGCCGG CTGATCGCAAAGAACGCCTTTAGTTCGTGGCACAGCTATACGATATACAGGCAGCGCGAGAAGATCATCAAAGCGGAGACCTGTTGGCACAACATCCTCAAGCGTCGTGCTCTTTACGCATGGATGGTGTATGTGCAGAATGAAAAAAGCAAGATGCTAGTGGCGATCGATTGGCATGCCCTGCGTTCCATGGAGCACTGGTTTGGGCGGTGGCATAAGTATTCCACGCACTGCCGAATGATTGAGGACACCAAGACTCGGCAGGCCATCTCGCACCATGAGTG GCATCTGAAATGGAAGGTCCTGGACTGCTGGCGCCGCTTGCCGCAAATCCTAAAGATCGAGAAGGAGACGGAGGAGCGACGCCAGCGTTGGCGCATGAAAATCTGGGAGCTGTTACCTGACTACAAGCCCAGAGAGGACAGCTTATGGTAG
- the LOC6526666 gene encoding calponin homology domain-containing protein DDB_G0272472 isoform X1, translated as MSHPKRREKPSKETRWDRIRKRHLQANPLGLKTDAVRRLIEADYVGRRQERLLIEGEDPKQLNPSVIMDMRHKMVNIIYFLGNIIQIMCIKFKQFQKIPHKLPLATIAHDHSNSLEATKAHNLEVEQRFIDNQLQKFRQQLSRQFQRSKSHRVPPTKPDFKLNNGPLVKSLAQAAQHIDNFYNVPVQALSQMSLMCSETKSEATKSLIQQLRAEPEKQAEAEADMDCEWTEQEAQVVEIPAFIEEQVISFDALEYRNFTKQVQADESKAKLLRCRTPSPLTSTEEFFRPMRAAAERQMLHVRTVRHEEELLLENKQEQQPEGNPSSLKRESSTCSNTSDGIDSVISDLAEEALYELQLEAAEKENEELDKELPIPPKLVQFQLPPKKTPTPTTHPIGDSEAEPDPEPLLIRRIDLPKVVVKPKEPEPQQPSSSSEDESDVAPTHEKHKIIEQLFQARANTQLVLMRKYFLKWIHFTTMEKIEREQGQSCQARDTRVQKINAFLDKVRQEKRRQRTETVSETSKITQKSLEKREDTVKMAKQFKNKLKVQQDIIDLQRIKLERQERLIMQLKLTKLSDEAKEAREDLKQELKTVIRCGDPKAKAKAKCLQLIGNLRDADDEEMDRLQGKALLQPRFLQHMQERATERSMRHEQARQRRVQAEAEREAAKQALEEAKRQEDEEAKRLRMEVLKEKRRQEKMAKVLKERERQRFIENQRKAVEFSRKLLKRTGMEAFKRLLDRKRENLVKSEEFRCRLIAKNAFSSWHSYTIYRQREKIIKAETCWHNILKRRALYAWMVYVQNEKSKMLVAIDWHALRSMEHWFGRWHKYSTHCRMIEDTKTRQAISHHEWHLKWKVLDCWRRLPQILKIEKETEERRQRWRMKIWELLPDYKPREDSLW; from the exons ATGTCGCATCCTAAGCGGCGTGAGAAGCCCAGTAAGGAGACTCGGTGGGACCGGATACGGAAGCGCCACCTGCAGGCGAATCCTTTGGGACTGAAGACGGATGCAGTGCGTCGCCTTATCGAGGCGGATTACGTTGGAAGGCGACAGGAGCGACTTCTGATTGAAGGAGAGGATCCTAAACAGCTGAATCCCTCTGTAATAATGGACATGCGACATAAAATggtaaatataatatactttTTAGGGAATATTATCCAGATTATGTGTATAAAATTCAAACAGTTTCAGAAAATACCACACAAACTTCCCTTAGCCACCATTGCCCATGACCATAGCAACTCCCTGGAGGCCACCAAGGCGCACAATCTTGAGGTGGAACAGCGATTCATAGATAATCAGCTACAGAAGTTTCGCCAGCAGTTGTCCAGGCAGTTCCAGCGGAGCAAGTCCCACCGCGTGCCTCCCACCAAACCGGATTTCAAGCTAAACAATGGGCCATTGGTGAAGAGTCTGGCACAGGCAGCACAGCACATAGATAACTTCTATAACGTTCCCGTGCAGGCTTTGAGTCAGATGTCACTAATGTGCTCCGAAACCAAGTCGGAGGCAACCAAGAGCCTGATCCAGCAACTGAGAGCGGAACCGGAGAAGCAGGCGGAGGCGGAAGCGGACATGGATTGTGAATGGACGGAGCAGGAAGCGCAGGTGGTTGAGATTCCCGCGTTTATAGAGGAGCAAGTGATCTCATTTGACGCCCTAGAGTATCGTAACTTCACCAAGCAAGTCCAGGCGGATGAGAGCAAGGCGAAGCTTCTGCGGTGCCGCACTCCAAGTCCGCTGACTTCTACCGAGGAGTTCTTTCGACCCATGCGGGCGGCTGCCGAGCGCCAAATGCTCCATGTCCGCACCGTGCGCcacgaggaggagctgctgctggagaataagcaggagcagcagccagagGGCAATCCATCCTCGCTAAAACGAGAGTCATCCACCTGCTCAAACACCAGCGATGGAATTGACTCCGTAATATCCGATTTAGCCGAGGAAGCGCTATATGAACTTCAGTTGGAAGCAGCCGAGAAGGAGAATGAAGAGCTTGACAAGGAGTTGCCCATTCCGCCGAAGCTTGTGCAGTTTCAGTTGCCCCCAAAGAAGACTCCAACACCAACCACGCATCCCATTGGAGATTCAGAGGCCGAGCCTGATCCGGAACCGCTGCTCATCCGTCGGATAGACTTGCCGAAGGTTGTGGTCAAGCCCAAGGAACCCGAGCCCCAACAGCCGTCCAGCTCTAGTGAAGATGAGTCGGATGTGGCACCCACCCACGAGAAGCACAAGATCATCGAGCAGCTTTTTCAGGCCAGAGCTAACACCCAGTTGGTATTGATGCGCAAATATTTTCTCAAGTGGATACACTTCACAACGATGGAGAAGATCGAGAGAGAGCAGGGACAATCGTGTCAAGCGCGAGACACGCGGGTGCAGAAGATCAACGCCTTTCTGGACAAAGTGCGGCAGGAAAAAAGGCGCCAGCGCACAGAGACGGTGTCTGAGACTAGTAAGATTACCCAGAAATCTCTGGAGAAGCGCGAGGATACCGTAAAGATGGCCAAGCAGTTTAAGAACAA aCTCAAAGTGCAGCAGGACATCATTGACTTACAGCGAATCAAGCTGGAGCGCCAAGAGCGACTTATTATGCAGCTTAAGCTGACGAAGCTCAGCGACGAGGCCAAGGAGGCGCGCGAGGATCTCAAGCAGGAACTCAAAACAGTCATCCGGTGCGGCGATCCCAAAGCAAAAGCCAAGGCGAAGTGCTTGCAGCTGATCGGCAACCTGCGCGATGCGGATGACGAGGAGATGGACCGGCTGCAGGGCAAGGCTCTGCTTCAGCCACGGTTTCTGCAGCACATGCAGGAGCGGGCCACAGAACGGAGTATGCGTCATGAGCAGGCTCGGCAGCGGAGGGTTCAGGCAGAAGCCGAAAGGGAGGCGGCAAAGCAAGCTCTAGAGGAGGCAAAG CGCCAGGAGGACGAGGAAGCCAAGCGCCTCAGAATGGAGGTCCTTAAAGAGAAGCGACGCCAGGAGAAAATGGCCAAGGTGCTGAAGGAGCGCGAGCGTCAGCGCTTTATCGAGAACCAGCGGAAGGCCGTGGAGTTCAGTCGCAAGCTTCTCAAACGGACGGGCATGGAGGCCTTCAAACGACTGCTGGACCGGAAACGCGAGAATCTGGTTAAGAGCGAGGAATTCCGTTGCCGG CTGATCGCAAAGAACGCCTTTAGTTCGTGGCACAGCTATACGATATACAGGCAGCGCGAGAAGATCATCAAAGCGGAGACCTGTTGGCACAACATCCTCAAGCGTCGTGCTCTTTACGCATGGATGGTGTATGTGCAGAATGAAAAAAGCAAGATGCTAGTGGCGATCGATTGGCATGCCCTGCGTTCCATGGAGCACTGGTTTGGGCGGTGGCATAAGTATTCCACGCACTGCCGAATGATTGAGGACACCAAGACTCGGCAGGCCATCTCGCACCATGAGTG GCATCTGAAATGGAAGGTCCTGGACTGCTGGCGCCGCTTGCCGCAAATCCTAAAGATCGAGAAGGAGACGGAGGAGCGACGCCAGCGTTGGCGCATGAAAATCTGGGAGCTGTTACCTGACTACAAGCCCAGAGAGGACAGCTTATGGTAG
- the LOC6526667 gene encoding serine--tRNA ligase, cytoplasmic, protein MVLDLDLFRSDKGGNPDLVRENQKKRFKDVALVETVIAKDTEWRQCRHRADNLNKVKNVCSKVIGEKMKKKEPVGAMSEDLPADVTKDLTEIVAETLQPLTVNQIKQLRVLIDDAMTENQKSLELAEQTRNTSLREVGNHLHESVPVSNDEDENRVERTFGDCEKRGKYSHVDLIVMIDGMNAEKGAVVSGGRGYFLTGAAVFLEQALIQHALHLLYARDYVPLYTPFFMRKEVMQEVAQLSQFDEELYKVVGKGSEKAEEVGIDEKYLIATSEQPIAAYHRDEWLPEASLPIKYAGLSTCFRQEVGSHGRDTRGIFRVHQFEKVEQFVLTSPHDNKSWEMMDEMIGNAEQFCQSLGIPYRVVNIVSGALNHAASKKLDLEAWFGGSGAYRELVSCSNCLDYQARRLLVRFGQTKKMNAAVDYVHMLNATMCAATRVICAILETHQTETGIKVPEPLKKYMPAKFQDEIPFVKPAPIDLELAAAEKQKGKKEKTKKDPAAG, encoded by the coding sequence ATGGtgctggatctggatctgttTCGCAGCGACAAGGGAGGCAACCCGGACCTCGTGCGCGAAAACCAAAAGAAGCGCTTCAAGGATGTGGCGCTGGTGGAGACGGTGATCGCCAAGGATACTGAGTGGCGTCAGTGCCGCCACCGTGCCGACAACCTGAACAAGGTGAAGAACGTCTGCAGCAAGGTGATCGGCGAGAAGATGAAGAAGAAGGAGCCGGTGGGTGCAATGAGCGAGGACCTGCCCGCAGACGTGACCAAGGACCTCACCGAGATTGTGGCCGAGACACTGCAGCCGCTGACCGTCAACCAGATCAAGCAGCTGCGCGTGCTCATCGACGACGCAATGACGGAGAACCAGAAGTCCCTGGAGCTTGCCGAGCAAACGAGGAACACCTCACTGCGGGAGGTGGGCAACCACCTGCACGAGTCCGTCCCAGTGTCAAACGACGAGGACGAGAACCGTGTGGAGCGGACCTTTGGCGACTGCGAAAAGCGCGGCAAGTATTCGCATGTGGACCTCATCGTGATGATCGACGGCATGAACGCGGAGAAGGGTGCCGTGGTGTCCGGCGGACGTGGTTACTTCCTTACCGGAGCCGCAGTCTTCTTGGAGCAAGCTCTCATTCAGCACGCCCTGCACCTGCTGTACGCCCGTGACTACGTTCCCCTGTACACGCCCTTCTTCATGCGGAAGGAGGTAATGCAGGAGGTGGCCCAGCTGTCACAATTCGACGAGGAGCTCTACAAGGTGGTGGGTAAGGGCAGCGAGAAGGCCGAGGAGGTAGGCATCGATGAGAAGTACCTGATCGCCACCTCAGAGCAGCCCATCGCCGCCTACCATCGCGATGAGTGGCTGCCGGAGGCTTCGCTGCCCATCAAGTATGCCGGTCTGTCCACCTGCTTCCGGCAGGAAGTGGGCTCGCACGGACGCGACACTCGCGGCATTTTCCGCGTCCACCAGTTCGAGAAGGTGGAGCAGTTCGTACTGACCTCCCCACACGACAACAAGTCGTGGGAGATGATGGACGAGATGATCGGCAATGCGGAGCAGTTCTGCCAGTCACTGGGCATTCCATATCGCGTGGTGAACATCGTTTCCGGTGCGCTCAACCATGCAGCCTCCAAGAAACTGGATCTGGAGGCCTGGTTCGGCGGCAGCGGCGCTTACAGAGAACTTGTATCGTGCTCCAACTGCTTGGACTACCAGGCCCGTCGTCTGCTCGTACGTTTCGGCCAGACCAAGAAGATGAACGCCGCCGTCGACTATGTGCACATGCTGAACGCCACGATGTGCGCAGCCACTCGCGTCATCTGCGCCATCCTGGAGACGCATCAGACAGAGACGGGTATCAAGGTGCCGGAGCCATTGAAGAAGTACATGCCGGCGAAGTTCCAGGATGAGATTCCGTTCGTCAAGCCCGCTCCCATTGATCTGGAGTTGGCCGCCGCCGAGAAGCAAAAGGGCAAAAAGGAGAAAACCAAGAAGGACCCTGCCGCCGGTTAA